The Quercus lobata isolate SW786 chromosome 4, ValleyOak3.0 Primary Assembly, whole genome shotgun sequence genome segment CtcccattttcattttcattgtcTGTTGCAATACCTTTGAACTAACTCTAACCATTTTTAGATCTTCTTTGAGATATGGAAACAGAGGCATGCAAGTCAGGTTAGAGCATCCGACAATCTTTAACTGAGAAAGACAAGGAGGAAATGATGGAAGTAAGAGATGGTTTGGTtgattatcatcatcatcatctgaattCTCCACCACCCCTTCAAATTTGAGCAATTCCATAATTCAAGATGAGATAAGGATGGGAAGAATggtgtttttgaaaaagaggaacCACTCAACACATGACTAACACAGTCTTCATCTGATATGTATTCAAGTGCTGCCATAAATTAAAGACATATAGACTTGAGAAAAGGGAGATGATTTAAACAGAGTctgcacaacaaaaattaaaagaaccaAGGGGGCTTTAGGAGGTAGACAAGTAGAAAAAACACCAAcctcaaagaaaatgaaaagttacTAAGTTTGGATGCTGCTTTGAGCATTAATAACCCGCCATAGAACAATACATAAGGAAGTAAAAAAAACCAGGGGTATTCTGAAATCTGTTAGATAATTTACCATTAGATTTGTGCATGTCCAGACACACTAGACTAAATAAACCAGCTAGACTCTATctcatttgattgtgatttgaTGAAAGTTGAGATTTTGTCTCAGGTGAAGCAGCagcaacagaagaagaagaagaaaatcagCAAGTGGAGGTGCGTGGTGTGCAACCAAATGCAGTCTGTTTGCAAAGTGTTCGCGCAGGGATTCGTCGCCAAGGACCTCCGCGGCTTCGTCCAGTCCTTCAACATGTCCCGCGCCATTACCGAACCACCCCCACTTCCACTTCCACAAttccaagaagaagaagaagaagaggatatTGTCCACGACGATCGCGTTCATAATAACAAGAGACGAAGCGATTGGAGTCAATTCCTTGATCCTGTGGAAATGGAAGAGCAGCAGGTTGAGGAAGAAAGTGATTTTGAGCCTAAGATTGTGACAGAGTTGCCAGAGGATTTGTTCAAGAAACAAAAACTCAATGCCAATGCAGACCTTTACAAGCCAGTTTTCTCCAACAGAAATTCCACCGCCAAAAATGTCATCTCCCCAAGtaattctctcttctc includes the following:
- the LOC115984830 gene encoding MRN complex-interacting protein-like, whose amino-acid sequence is MKVEILSQVKQQQQKKKKKISKWRCVVCNQMQSVCKVFAQGFVAKDLRGFVQSFNMSRAITEPPPLPLPQFQEEEEEEDIVHDDRVHNNKRRSDWSQFLDPVEMEEQQVEEESDFEPKIVTELPEDLFKKQKLNANADLYKPVFSNRNSTAKNVISPSCRTTMH